Proteins encoded together in one Pangasianodon hypophthalmus isolate fPanHyp1 chromosome 18, fPanHyp1.pri, whole genome shotgun sequence window:
- the LOC113531905 gene encoding protein mono-ADP-ribosyltransferase PARP11 isoform X1 has translation MPLYIGYTLCKHRDPKTIAHFGPAVWYKSLSGSSHLLFMPLPQMHCSVTDKCVQHVQQMCPKNNDEESCEEEMDTSEPNWHWFYLAECGVWHMFEIDPSAGCSVTSEQIEANYNRNQHGSMDFYTPKYSYRLDFSVMKQINITTGKQRPIKRALHSATGFRFICDNLALPVPCHWERVNTDEPYQLIPLCRDTFEYKEVARLYERTMSQPIKSIQRIQNLDLWEFFCRKKAQLRKIKRIIDIDERMLFHGTGHSNIQAICTYNFDWRLTGSHGDVYGKGSYFARDAKYSSKFCHSTSKHNFTLQRHGLAPPIFQSDPPYKCMFLARVLVGEYTVGHPHFCRPPSKDLSIANFFDSCVDDMVNPKIFVIFDSNQIYPEYLIEFY, from the exons ATGCCGTTATATATTGGATACACGTTGTGTAAGCACCGAGATCCTAAAACAATAGCACATTTTGGTCCAGCTGTTTGGTACAAAAGCCTGTCTGGGTCCAGCCATCTGCTGTTTATGCCTTTGCCGCAGATGCATTGCTCCGTAACTGACAAGTGTGTTCAGCATGTTCAGCAAATGTGTCCCAAAAACAATGATGAGGAATCCTGCGAGGAGGAGATGGACACATCTGAGCCTAACTGGCATTGGTTTTACCTGGCTGAATGTGGAGTATGGCACATGTTTGAG ATTGATCCCAGTGCAGGATGCTCGGTGACCAGCGAACAGATTGAAGCGAACTACAACAGGAATCAGCATGGTTCCATGGATTTTTATACACCAAAATATAGCTACAGATTAGACTTTTCAG TTATGAAGCAAATCAACATCACAACTGGAAAACAGAGACCAATAAAAAGGGCTCTACATTCCGCCACTGGATTTAG ATTTATCTGTGATAACCTGGCTCTTCCAGTCCCTTGTCACTGGGAAAGAGTTAACACAGATGAACCATATCAG CTCATCCCTCTGTGCAGAGACACATTTGAGTACAAAGAGGTGGCCAGGTTGTATGAGAGGACCATGTCTCAACCTATAAAATCCATTCAGAGGATACAGAACCTGGATCTGTGGGAGTTTTTCTGCAG gaAAAAGGCCCAGCTGAGAAAGATAAAACGTATTATAGACATTGATGAGAGGATGCTGTTTCACGGGACGGGGCACAGTAACATCCAGGCTATTTGCACATACAACTTTGACTGGCGACTTACAGGAAGTCATGGTGATGTCTATGGAAAAg GAAGCTATTTTGCTCGTGATGCCAAATACTCCAGCAAGTTCTGCCACTCCACCAGCAAGCATAACTTCACGTTGCAGAGACATGGCCTGGCACCGCCCATATTCCAGAGTGACCCGCCGTATAAGTGCATGTTCCTGGCACGGGTGTTAGTAGGGGAATACACAGTAGGTCACCCACATTTCTGTCGCCCACCCTCCAAAGACCTGAGCATCGCCAACTTCTTTGACAGCTGCGTGGACGATATGGTCAACCCAAAGATCTTTGTAATATTTGACAGCAACCAGATCTATCCTGAGTATCTTATCGAATTCTACTGA
- the LOC113531905 gene encoding protein mono-ADP-ribosyltransferase PARP11 isoform X2, which yields MHCSVTDKCVQHVQQMCPKNNDEESCEEEMDTSEPNWHWFYLAECGVWHMFEIDPSAGCSVTSEQIEANYNRNQHGSMDFYTPKYSYRLDFSVMKQINITTGKQRPIKRALHSATGFRFICDNLALPVPCHWERVNTDEPYQLIPLCRDTFEYKEVARLYERTMSQPIKSIQRIQNLDLWEFFCRKKAQLRKIKRIIDIDERMLFHGTGHSNIQAICTYNFDWRLTGSHGDVYGKGSYFARDAKYSSKFCHSTSKHNFTLQRHGLAPPIFQSDPPYKCMFLARVLVGEYTVGHPHFCRPPSKDLSIANFFDSCVDDMVNPKIFVIFDSNQIYPEYLIEFY from the exons ATGCATTGCTCCGTAACTGACAAGTGTGTTCAGCATGTTCAGCAAATGTGTCCCAAAAACAATGATGAGGAATCCTGCGAGGAGGAGATGGACACATCTGAGCCTAACTGGCATTGGTTTTACCTGGCTGAATGTGGAGTATGGCACATGTTTGAG ATTGATCCCAGTGCAGGATGCTCGGTGACCAGCGAACAGATTGAAGCGAACTACAACAGGAATCAGCATGGTTCCATGGATTTTTATACACCAAAATATAGCTACAGATTAGACTTTTCAG TTATGAAGCAAATCAACATCACAACTGGAAAACAGAGACCAATAAAAAGGGCTCTACATTCCGCCACTGGATTTAG ATTTATCTGTGATAACCTGGCTCTTCCAGTCCCTTGTCACTGGGAAAGAGTTAACACAGATGAACCATATCAG CTCATCCCTCTGTGCAGAGACACATTTGAGTACAAAGAGGTGGCCAGGTTGTATGAGAGGACCATGTCTCAACCTATAAAATCCATTCAGAGGATACAGAACCTGGATCTGTGGGAGTTTTTCTGCAG gaAAAAGGCCCAGCTGAGAAAGATAAAACGTATTATAGACATTGATGAGAGGATGCTGTTTCACGGGACGGGGCACAGTAACATCCAGGCTATTTGCACATACAACTTTGACTGGCGACTTACAGGAAGTCATGGTGATGTCTATGGAAAAg GAAGCTATTTTGCTCGTGATGCCAAATACTCCAGCAAGTTCTGCCACTCCACCAGCAAGCATAACTTCACGTTGCAGAGACATGGCCTGGCACCGCCCATATTCCAGAGTGACCCGCCGTATAAGTGCATGTTCCTGGCACGGGTGTTAGTAGGGGAATACACAGTAGGTCACCCACATTTCTGTCGCCCACCCTCCAAAGACCTGAGCATCGCCAACTTCTTTGACAGCTGCGTGGACGATATGGTCAACCCAAAGATCTTTGTAATATTTGACAGCAACCAGATCTATCCTGAGTATCTTATCGAATTCTACTGA